The proteins below come from a single Dryobates pubescens isolate bDryPub1 chromosome 16, bDryPub1.pri, whole genome shotgun sequence genomic window:
- the NDFIP1 gene encoding NEDD4 family-interacting protein 1 codes for MEAAIGLQNEEEPGETSPVVNDAPPPYSSISADSTAYFDYKDESAFPKPPSYNVATTLPSYDEAERTKAEATIPLVPGRDDDFVTRDDFDDTDQLRIGNDGIFMLTFFMAFLFNWIGFFLSFCLTTSAAGRYGAISGFGLSLIKWILIVRFSTYFPGYFDGQYWLWWVFLVLGFLLFLRGFINYAKVRKMPDTFSTLPRTRVLFIY; via the exons ATGGAGGCTGCTATTGGa CTGCAGAATGAAGAGGAGCCGGGCGAGACCTCGCCGGTGGTGAACGATGCTCCTCCGCCTTACAGCAGCATCTCTGCCGACAGCACAG ctTATTTTGACTACAAGGATGAGTCAGCATTTCCTAAGCCTCCATCTTACAACGTGGCCACAACGCTGCCGAGTTACGATGAGGCAGAGAGAACCAAGGCTGAGGCCACGATTCCCTTGGTTCCTGGAAGG GATGATGACTTTGTGACCCGGGATGACTTTGATGACACTGACCAGCTGAGGATAGGAAACGATGGCATCTTCATGCTGACTTTCTTCA tGGCATTCCTCTTCAACTGGATTGGATTTTTCCTGTCTTTCTGTCTGACTACTTCAGCTGCAGGACGATATGGGGCCATCTCTGGCTTTGGTCTGTCTCTTATTAAGTGGATCCTTATTGTCAGG ttCTCCACCTATTTTCCTGGTTACTTTGATGGCCAGTATTGGCTTTGGTGGGTCTTCCTCGTACTAG gttttctgctgtttctcagaggATTTATTAATTATGCAAAGGTTAGGAAGATGCCAGATACTTTCTCCACTCTCCCCAGAACCAGAGTTCTCTTTATTTACTAA